One region of Psychrobacter sp. DAB_AL43B genomic DNA includes:
- a CDS encoding RtcB family protein, which yields MQPTTHDIIQDGGTPIRLWTKGVPVDPKAHDQLIKASQMPFIYKWLAVMPDVHVGIGATIGTVLPTKEAIIPAAVGVDIGCGMMAVQTTLTAEDLPDNLLGLRTELEKAIPHGRSKTRGRGSRRDVGAWSNPDDTVMDGWGTLVDDFNYITQKHPRLKNTNNLLHLGTLGTGNHFVEVCLDETNQVWIMLHSGSRGVGNAIGRYFIELAREDMRKWFINLPDKDLAYFAEGTEHFDDYWFAVGWAQRFAFKNREIMMEKAIKALRQIVPKPFNAAVKAVNCHHNYVAKEEHYGEEIFVTRKGAVRARVGEYGIIPGSMGAKSFIVRGKGNEESFCSCSHGAGRVMSRTQAKKEFTVADQIAQTEDVECRKDADVIDEIPAAYKNIDDVMQAQSDLVEVVHTLRQVVCVKG from the coding sequence ATGCAACCAACCACTCACGATATTATTCAGGATGGTGGAACCCCTATCAGGCTTTGGACAAAAGGCGTCCCTGTTGACCCAAAAGCCCATGACCAGCTTATCAAAGCCTCGCAAATGCCCTTTATTTATAAATGGTTGGCAGTAATGCCCGATGTGCATGTTGGTATTGGCGCGACTATCGGTACAGTATTGCCGACCAAAGAAGCAATTATCCCAGCAGCGGTCGGTGTCGATATCGGTTGCGGGATGATGGCGGTGCAAACTACCCTAACCGCTGAGGATTTGCCCGATAACTTGCTAGGTCTGCGTACTGAGCTGGAAAAAGCGATTCCGCATGGTCGTAGCAAAACCCGTGGTCGCGGTTCACGTCGTGATGTTGGCGCATGGTCAAACCCTGATGATACGGTAATGGATGGCTGGGGAACGCTGGTTGATGACTTTAATTATATAACCCAAAAGCATCCACGGTTAAAAAACACCAATAACTTGCTGCATCTAGGAACGCTAGGTACGGGTAACCACTTTGTAGAAGTGTGCTTGGATGAGACCAATCAAGTGTGGATTATGCTGCACTCAGGCTCTCGCGGTGTGGGAAATGCTATCGGTCGCTACTTTATTGAGCTGGCGCGTGAGGATATGCGTAAGTGGTTTATTAACTTGCCTGATAAAGACTTGGCTTACTTTGCCGAAGGTACCGAGCACTTTGATGATTATTGGTTTGCGGTTGGTTGGGCACAAAGATTCGCTTTTAAAAACCGTGAGATCATGATGGAAAAAGCGATTAAAGCCTTGCGCCAAATCGTGCCAAAGCCGTTTAACGCAGCGGTCAAAGCAGTGAACTGTCATCATAACTATGTGGCGAAAGAAGAGCATTACGGTGAAGAAATCTTCGTTACTCGTAAAGGCGCGGTACGGGCTCGCGTTGGTGAATACGGTATCATCCCCGGCTCCATGGGCGCAAAATCCTTTATTGTCCGTGGTAAAGGTAATGAGGAATCATTTTGCTCCTGCTCACACGGTGCTGGTCGGGTGATGTCACGAACTCAGGCGAAAAAAGAGTTCACGGTAGCCGATCAAATTGCGCAAACCGAAGACGTAGAATGCCGTAAAGATGCGGATGTGATTGACGAAATTCCAGCAGCGTATAAGAATATCGATGACGTAATGCAAGCGCAAAGCGATTTGGTAGAAGTGGTGCATACCTTGCGTCAGGTAGTTTGTGTTAAGGGATAG
- a CDS encoding DIP1984 family protein, with protein MKLAEALLIRSDMQKKLAQLKGRISSNVKVQDGDTPSEDPNALMIEASQIISELSNLIERIHRTNAIAKTDKGQSMLTLLVERDTLEMRHKLLIEAIEATDTEADRYSHREIKWNIIVSVAGLQKQADDIAMKLRKINIVIQASNWQIDLVE; from the coding sequence ATGAAACTCGCAGAAGCCCTACTTATCCGCAGCGATATGCAAAAGAAGCTTGCCCAGCTCAAAGGTCGTATTAGCAGCAACGTCAAAGTCCAAGACGGCGATACGCCAAGCGAAGATCCTAATGCGCTGATGATAGAGGCTAGCCAAATTATTAGTGAGCTAAGTAATTTAATTGAGCGTATTCACCGTACCAATGCCATTGCTAAGACGGATAAAGGTCAATCGATGCTGACACTACTGGTTGAGCGTGATACCTTAGAGATGCGCCATAAGTTATTGATTGAGGCAATTGAAGCCACTGATACTGAGGCAGATCGCTATAGCCATCGTGAGATTAAATGGAATATCATAGTCTCGGTCGCAGGATTACAAAAGCAAGCCGATGACATCGCTATGAAACTACGCAAAATTAACATTGTTATTCAAGCCAGTAACTGGCAGATTGATTTGGTTGAATGA
- the rtcA gene encoding RNA 3'-terminal phosphate cyclase, translating to MPISKTKPLKIDGSTGEGGGQIIRTALSLSMLTGTPIEIVNIRAGRAKPGLMRQHLMCVQASQAISDASVSGAHLGSTAFSFTPNTINSGDYAFDIGSAGSTSLVLQTILPALLFANTDSKAASTVTIKGGTHNPMAPTIDFLQHAFIPALTKLAMQVDIECLQAGFAPIGGGVIKATIAPFLRRADRLPFKLMERGELISIELVASVLNLEYDICQRELASAKALLVEAGIDEMLITTRGNKLIGIGEGNTCYAKITHKVAATCNHEQHHQEMFTLLGEKRTSAEKIGNRLAGLVKRYLFKTDALVDEYLTDQLLLPLALSGGGEFTTRVISQHSETQAWLIEQFLPVKITFDIIDNDRTMVKIVA from the coding sequence ATGCCAATATCAAAAACTAAACCCCTAAAAATCGACGGCAGCACTGGCGAAGGCGGTGGACAAATTATCCGTACCGCATTGTCATTATCTATGTTAACCGGCACCCCAATTGAGATAGTTAATATTCGGGCTGGACGTGCTAAACCTGGATTAATGCGTCAACATCTAATGTGCGTGCAAGCCTCACAAGCGATATCAGATGCCAGCGTGTCAGGCGCACATTTAGGTAGTACGGCATTTAGCTTTACGCCAAATACGATTAACTCAGGCGATTATGCTTTTGATATCGGCTCGGCTGGTAGTACCAGTCTCGTGCTGCAAACTATACTCCCTGCCCTGCTGTTTGCTAATACTGATAGCAAAGCTGCTTCAACCGTAACGATTAAAGGCGGCACTCACAATCCAATGGCGCCAACCATAGATTTTTTACAACATGCGTTTATTCCTGCGCTTACTAAGCTGGCTATGCAAGTAGACATTGAATGTCTGCAAGCAGGTTTTGCGCCTATCGGTGGCGGTGTGATTAAGGCAACGATAGCGCCGTTTTTGCGCCGCGCTGATAGGTTACCGTTTAAACTAATGGAACGCGGTGAGCTTATAAGCATAGAGTTGGTCGCCAGTGTGCTGAATTTAGAGTACGACATTTGCCAACGTGAACTTGCCAGCGCGAAAGCGCTATTGGTTGAAGCTGGAATCGACGAAATGCTTATTACCACAAGAGGTAATAAACTGATTGGCATTGGAGAAGGCAATACTTGCTACGCGAAAATAACTCATAAAGTTGCTGCAACCTGCAATCATGAACAACATCACCAAGAGATGTTTACTTTGCTAGGAGAAAAACGCACTTCGGCTGAAAAGATAGGCAATCGCTTAGCAGGACTGGTGAAGCGTTACTTGTTTAAAACCGATGCATTAGTCGACGAGTATCTAACCGATCAGTTGCTGCTTCCTTTAGCTTTATCCGGCGGCGGTGAGTTTACCACGCGCGTCATTAGTCAGCATTCCGAGACTCAAGCTTGGTTAATAGAACAGTTCTTACCAGTTAAAATTACCTTTGACATTATTGATAACGATAGAACAATGGTCAAGATTGTGGCTTAA